The Pedobacter cryoconitis genome has a window encoding:
- a CDS encoding cupin domain-containing protein yields the protein MDIKSYIDEGNLEQYCFELDNVSLGNEIAALRLGHPEIGQELNRIELSIEELAKTHAIMPSLQLKGRIMAALGIAEEVLDLNHLPPTSKYSNYESWLKAVEHLIPAAPFDDFFAHVLQQNEQMAQTLVITKLNVPDEVHDVVAESFFILEGTCTCTVGHEVFTLNAGDYLAIPLHTNHDIRIDSPYVIAILQHQFV from the coding sequence ATGGACATCAAATCCTATATTGATGAGGGTAACCTGGAACAATATTGTTTCGAGTTAGACAATGTGAGCCTTGGAAACGAGATCGCAGCGTTGCGTTTAGGGCATCCCGAAATCGGACAGGAACTTAACCGGATCGAACTCAGCATCGAAGAACTGGCCAAAACCCATGCTATTATGCCCAGTCTGCAACTTAAAGGCAGAATAATGGCTGCTTTGGGTATTGCTGAAGAAGTGCTCGATCTGAATCACCTGCCACCGACCAGTAAATACTCAAATTATGAAAGTTGGTTAAAAGCGGTGGAACATCTGATTCCGGCAGCACCTTTTGACGATTTTTTTGCACATGTATTACAGCAAAATGAACAAATGGCCCAAACCCTGGTGATCACTAAATTGAATGTACCAGATGAGGTTCATGACGTGGTAGCCGAAAGCTTTTTTATTCTGGAAGGCACTTGTACCTGTACTGTCGGCCACGAAGTTTTTACGCTGAATGCAGGAGATTATTTAGCTATTCCGCTACATACCAACCATGATATCAGGATCGATTCCCCTTATGTGATTGCTATATTACAACACCAGTTCGTCTGA
- a CDS encoding YceI family protein, which produces METKKFKVITTQSSIGWTGKKVTGAHHGTISINDGTLILDDNKLSGGSFVIDTTSIKILDITDPDTNAQFAGHLFSEDFFATESFPEALFTLTNSEYISSLNYVLTGNLTIKGITHSVEFPATVLVTADEINASGKIIIDRTKYNMKFRSGNFFTNLGDTLIYNEFDLDVKLTASATL; this is translated from the coding sequence ATGGAAACTAAAAAATTCAAAGTTATAACTACGCAAAGCAGCATCGGCTGGACTGGCAAAAAAGTAACTGGCGCACACCATGGTACTATCTCCATTAACGATGGTACACTTATTCTGGACGATAACAAACTCAGTGGCGGAAGCTTTGTTATTGACACGACCTCTATAAAAATACTCGATATCACTGACCCGGATACAAATGCTCAGTTTGCCGGTCATTTATTCTCTGAAGATTTTTTCGCAACAGAAAGTTTTCCTGAAGCCTTATTTACATTGACTAATTCTGAGTACATCAGTTCATTGAATTATGTGCTCACAGGAAACCTGACTATTAAAGGCATTACACATTCAGTAGAATTTCCGGCAACAGTGCTTGTCACAGCAGATGAGATCAATGCTTCAGGAAAAATCATTATTGACCGGACTAAATATAACATGAAATTTCGTTCAGGTAACTTTTTCACGAATCTTGGTGATACACTCATCTATAATGAATTTGATCTGGATGTAAAATTAACTGCATCAGCCACGCTTTAA
- a CDS encoding SDR family NAD(P)-dependent oxidoreductase, producing the protein MKTQTVIVTGASTGIGKAIAGLFLQKGYNVIINSANEDNLRATFNELDNQERVAMVIGDISKPGTGQLLVDTAVTRFGAVDVLVNNAGIFEPKPFLEVDEAHLDGFLNINLKGTYFTSQAAVKQMLKQGEGSIINIGTVLVDHAIGGFPATAPISSKGGIHALTRQLATEFGPNNIRVNAIAPGIIRSPLQAKTGVTNADSLAGLHLLNRIGETSDVAELALYLAGSNFVTGEIINLDGGHVSGHHIG; encoded by the coding sequence ATGAAAACACAGACAGTAATCGTAACCGGTGCATCAACTGGTATTGGTAAAGCAATCGCAGGTTTATTTCTGCAAAAAGGATATAACGTAATTATTAATTCCGCAAACGAAGATAATTTAAGAGCTACATTTAACGAATTAGACAATCAGGAACGTGTAGCTATGGTTATTGGTGACATTAGTAAACCAGGCACCGGACAACTGCTCGTTGATACGGCTGTAACCCGTTTCGGGGCTGTGGACGTACTCGTAAACAATGCCGGGATATTTGAACCCAAACCTTTTTTGGAGGTCGATGAGGCGCATCTTGACGGTTTTTTAAATATTAACCTGAAAGGCACTTATTTTACAAGTCAGGCGGCTGTAAAACAAATGCTCAAACAAGGTGAAGGCTCCATTATTAATATTGGGACTGTACTTGTTGACCATGCTATTGGTGGATTTCCAGCCACAGCACCTATTTCAAGTAAAGGAGGCATCCATGCACTGACCAGGCAACTGGCCACAGAATTTGGCCCCAATAACATTCGTGTAAACGCGATAGCACCAGGAATCATCAGGAGCCCGCTTCAAGCTAAAACAGGCGTGACCAATGCTGACAGTCTTGCCGGTCTTCACCTGCTGAACCGTATCGGTGAGACCAGTGATGTTGCAGAACTCGCTCTTTATCTGGCTGGCAGCAATTTTGTGACAGGTGAAATCATTAACTTAGATGGAGGCCATGTTTCCGGTCATCACATCGGATAA
- a CDS encoding nuclear transport factor 2 family protein: MTNHYTDNAEAVAAVLSTYFKGIFNGDTTILRNIFHPQAIIAGEIKGDPYLKSLDQYLDGVEKRKSPFELNEPFRMEILAIEIINSIAIAKVHVPIFDFNYYDLLSLNKINGEWIIMNKLLTHVNL; the protein is encoded by the coding sequence ATGACTAATCACTATACTGATAATGCGGAGGCTGTAGCAGCCGTATTATCTACTTATTTTAAAGGTATTTTTAATGGAGATACAACAATCCTCAGAAATATCTTTCACCCGCAGGCGATAATTGCCGGGGAGATCAAAGGAGATCCCTATCTTAAAAGTCTGGATCAGTACCTGGATGGCGTTGAAAAACGTAAAAGTCCTTTCGAGCTGAATGAACCATTCCGAATGGAAATATTAGCGATAGAAATTATTAATTCTATAGCAATTGCCAAAGTACATGTACCGATATTTGATTTTAATTACTACGATTTGCTCTCCCTGAATAAGATTAACGGAGAATGGATCATAATGAATAAATTACTCACACACGTAAATCTATAA
- a CDS encoding porin family protein, which produces MKKLLVAAGLLVSVQFVKAQDIQLIPKAGLSFSRQSVSNMEGEKSKAGFTAGLGVNVNIKNSAFSIQPELNYVSAGTKIKNDNNKYNLNYLELPVLVKYSFGPVYINAGPSIGLAVGGMNKMEAFYQAKVQKLNFGVQMGGGLAIPLGNGAVLVDARYSLGLTDVSKGPATVKNRGFIATLGYAIPLK; this is translated from the coding sequence ATGAAAAAATTATTAGTAGCAGCAGGGCTATTGGTCTCTGTACAATTCGTAAAGGCACAGGATATTCAGTTAATTCCGAAAGCTGGTTTAAGTTTCTCCAGACAGTCGGTTAGTAATATGGAGGGAGAAAAATCAAAGGCTGGTTTTACAGCGGGATTAGGTGTTAATGTGAATATTAAAAATTCAGCATTTTCAATTCAACCAGAATTAAACTATGTCAGTGCGGGTACTAAAATCAAAAATGATAACAACAAGTATAACCTGAATTACCTGGAGCTTCCGGTTTTGGTGAAGTATTCTTTTGGCCCGGTATACATTAACGCAGGCCCATCTATTGGACTGGCTGTTGGCGGAATGAATAAAATGGAAGCTTTCTATCAGGCCAAAGTCCAGAAGTTAAACTTCGGCGTTCAGATGGGTGGTGGCCTGGCTATTCCTTTAGGTAATGGTGCTGTTCTGGTTGATGCCAGGTATTCACTTGGTTTAACTGATGTAAGCAAAGGCCCTGCAACAGTTAAAAACCGCGGTTTCATCGCAACATTGGGTTACGCAATACCATTAAAATAG
- a CDS encoding tautomerase family protein, protein MPYVKIEVTREGVTREQKQSLIAGITKLITEILDKDPQLTHVVIQEIELDDWGYAGEQVSLLREKGITAKNKLK, encoded by the coding sequence ATGCCCTACGTAAAAATAGAAGTTACCCGCGAAGGCGTTACCCGGGAACAAAAACAATCCCTGATTGCAGGAATCACTAAACTCATCACAGAAATACTGGACAAAGATCCTCAACTAACGCATGTAGTGATTCAGGAAATTGAACTGGATGATTGGGGATATGCAGGCGAACAGGTTTCTCTGCTCCGCGAAAAAGGAATAACAGCTAAAAACAAGCTTAAATAA
- a CDS encoding NAD(P)H-dependent flavin oxidoreductase — MMWHRTQISELFGINYPILSGPMGGGFSTPELLAAVSNAGGLGSFGAYTLEPEQILAAAQIIKTKTDKPYNINLWVSDVDASLIDYPTEKIEKVKQLFKPYFDELSIPLPDLDANIPSRFLKQAEAVFEIRPAVFSFIFGIPSKEILDECRRMGIKTVGAATTLDEALALEEAKVDAIVAAGFEAGGHRPSFLRPAQDSLTGTFALIQQLKASIKTPVIAAGGIADAKGIAAALTLGADAVQLGTAFLATDESNATPVHRAKLFSKESNYTALSKSLTGRMGRLIRNRISEEVKQEIEVLPFPLQSRLIGQLKAAALAQGKTDLINFWSGQHTVTLKHTKAADLMQALITETTNLYP; from the coding sequence ATGATGTGGCACCGAACTCAAATCAGCGAACTATTTGGCATTAACTACCCTATACTTTCAGGCCCTATGGGCGGCGGCTTCTCTACTCCGGAACTTTTAGCCGCTGTATCTAACGCAGGCGGACTGGGAAGCTTTGGTGCTTACACACTTGAACCAGAGCAAATACTGGCAGCAGCTCAAATTATAAAAACCAAAACAGATAAACCTTATAATATTAATCTGTGGGTATCAGATGTTGACGCCTCTCTGATTGATTATCCGACAGAAAAAATCGAAAAGGTAAAGCAGTTATTTAAGCCTTATTTTGATGAACTCAGCATCCCGCTTCCCGATCTGGATGCAAATATTCCTTCCAGATTTTTAAAACAGGCAGAAGCAGTTTTTGAGATCAGACCAGCAGTATTTAGTTTTATATTTGGTATTCCATCAAAAGAGATATTGGATGAATGCCGTAGAATGGGTATTAAAACCGTAGGTGCAGCCACTACACTGGATGAAGCGCTGGCACTGGAAGAAGCAAAAGTTGACGCTATAGTTGCTGCCGGATTTGAGGCCGGAGGACATCGTCCTTCATTTCTGCGCCCGGCACAGGATTCATTAACAGGAACTTTTGCGCTTATTCAACAATTGAAAGCGAGCATAAAAACTCCTGTTATTGCAGCAGGCGGTATTGCTGATGCGAAAGGTATTGCTGCTGCATTAACCTTAGGTGCTGATGCCGTTCAGTTAGGAACAGCATTTCTTGCTACAGATGAATCAAATGCGACTCCGGTTCACAGAGCTAAGTTATTTTCTAAGGAATCCAATTACACTGCACTTTCCAAATCCTTAACCGGCAGAATGGGCAGACTGATCCGTAACCGTATTTCAGAAGAAGTTAAACAAGAGATTGAAGTTCTTCCATTTCCACTGCAAAGTCGTCTGATCGGCCAGTTGAAAGCAGCCGCACTTGCTCAGGGTAAAACGGATCTGATTAATTTCTGGTCAGGTCAGCATACGGTGACTTTAAAACACACGAAGGCAGCTGATTTAATGCAGGCACTGATCACAGAAACAACAAATCTTTATCCTTAA
- a CDS encoding DUF5686 family protein encodes MKFLISIFFLFFFFKAEAQTIQVKGLITDKATGQPLSGVTISFENSTSKTSSDAKGFYTILSKEKIKAIHFYGIGYRRLKLEMPAGHSHHMNIELEPQSEDLSEVSISVAHKPRYKNKDNPAVELIRRVIEHKKSNAANLQNYLSYQEYEKMNISLSMTTEKAKTSKLLKRLSFLKDNSDSLTRPGKLLTPIFMKEKMSHNLVYQNPFKQETSVLAENQSRIDQFIDEDGINEYLDKIYQRVDIYQNDIGIGNQSFMSPIAELAPQFYKYFIIDTLKDVSPMQIKLMIAPRNKEDVLFLGYLYISLDGKYAVQKATLSVNSKININWVKEMNISLQYHQDKTGHYYLGKSVMAMDLGLFKEGASIFGERTLFINDFVSSPAPLNLPLKLKPVEGKSMQPVPMAELRPEKLTQIEEMAYKNIDSLKNSKPFKRAMGVASFLLSGYLGQGKVEVGPFNSFYSFNPVEGLRLKVGGRTTDLFSKRIFFDGHVAYGSRDQKWKYSLGTVLSLSPGSIYEFPVKSLTLRHSYETQIPGQDLNFLEDDNFLLSFKRGVNDKWLYNRKWIFEYLNEMENHLSFKVAYKNQILDPTGGLRFIALTDAGHVEVPDITTSEFTAEVRWAPHEQFYQGKRFRRPIRNEYPIFTLRGSVGVKGFLNGDYNYQNLTFNVFKRAYFSQFGYSDIILEAGKVFGKVPFPLLTIHRANQSYAYELPSYNLMNFMEFMSDRYASINLEHNFNGFILNKIPLVKRLQLREILTLKVLSGSLSSKNEPIEGSGLYQFPRDRHGNVVSPALGATPYVEGSVGISNIFKILRMDLVRRFTYLDHPRISKWGIRAKIKVDF; translated from the coding sequence ATGAAGTTTCTTATTTCAATATTCTTTCTTTTTTTCTTCTTTAAGGCAGAGGCCCAGACCATACAGGTGAAAGGTCTGATTACAGATAAAGCAACAGGGCAGCCATTGTCCGGAGTAACCATAAGTTTCGAAAATTCGACAAGTAAGACCTCAAGCGATGCTAAGGGATTTTACACTATTCTATCAAAGGAAAAGATCAAAGCAATTCATTTTTACGGTATAGGGTACCGAAGGCTAAAACTGGAAATGCCTGCCGGACATAGCCATCATATGAATATTGAATTAGAGCCGCAATCTGAGGATTTGTCTGAGGTAAGTATCTCTGTAGCTCATAAACCAAGATATAAGAATAAGGACAATCCAGCAGTTGAACTGATCAGAAGAGTGATTGAACACAAGAAGTCCAATGCAGCAAATCTTCAAAATTACCTTTCTTATCAGGAATATGAGAAAATGAATATTTCATTAAGTATGACTACTGAAAAAGCAAAGACTTCAAAATTGCTTAAGAGGTTATCATTTTTAAAGGATAATTCGGACTCTCTGACCCGGCCGGGCAAATTGTTGACCCCCATTTTTATGAAAGAAAAGATGAGCCATAACCTGGTTTATCAAAATCCTTTTAAACAAGAGACTTCTGTTCTGGCAGAGAATCAATCCCGTATAGATCAATTTATTGACGAAGATGGTATCAATGAATATCTGGATAAGATTTATCAGCGCGTTGATATTTATCAAAATGACATAGGTATTGGTAATCAGAGTTTTATGAGTCCGATTGCAGAGCTTGCTCCTCAGTTTTATAAGTATTTTATTATAGATACACTAAAAGATGTATCTCCAATGCAGATTAAGCTGATGATCGCCCCCCGTAATAAGGAAGATGTGCTCTTTCTGGGTTATCTGTATATTTCTCTCGATGGTAAGTATGCTGTACAAAAGGCAACACTTTCTGTCAATTCTAAAATAAATATTAACTGGGTAAAGGAGATGAATATATCTCTTCAATACCACCAGGATAAAACGGGTCATTATTATTTAGGAAAAAGTGTAATGGCGATGGATCTTGGCCTTTTTAAAGAGGGGGCAAGCATTTTTGGGGAAAGGACTTTGTTCATCAATGATTTTGTGAGTAGCCCGGCACCATTAAATCTGCCCTTAAAACTTAAACCTGTCGAAGGTAAATCAATGCAGCCGGTGCCAATGGCAGAGCTGAGGCCGGAAAAGCTCACTCAAATTGAGGAGATGGCGTATAAGAATATAGATAGTCTGAAAAACTCAAAGCCATTTAAACGGGCTATGGGGGTTGCCTCGTTCTTACTTTCTGGTTATCTGGGGCAGGGTAAAGTAGAAGTTGGCCCATTCAACTCTTTTTATAGTTTTAATCCTGTAGAGGGGCTGAGGCTCAAAGTTGGTGGACGGACTACCGATTTATTCAGCAAACGAATTTTCTTTGATGGACATGTCGCTTATGGTAGCCGTGATCAGAAATGGAAATATTCATTAGGGACGGTACTTTCACTTTCCCCGGGTTCAATTTATGAATTTCCAGTAAAATCATTAACCTTAAGACATAGTTATGAGACACAGATACCGGGGCAGGATCTCAATTTTCTTGAAGATGATAACTTCCTGTTATCTTTTAAAAGAGGAGTAAATGATAAATGGCTGTACAACAGGAAATGGATTTTTGAATATTTAAATGAAATGGAGAATCATTTATCGTTTAAAGTGGCCTATAAAAATCAGATCTTAGATCCGACAGGTGGACTTCGGTTTATCGCATTAACTGACGCTGGACATGTGGAAGTCCCGGATATTACAACTTCTGAATTTACAGCTGAAGTGAGGTGGGCACCTCATGAGCAGTTTTATCAGGGAAAACGCTTCAGAAGACCAATCCGTAATGAATATCCTATTTTCACTTTGCGCGGCTCCGTTGGGGTCAAAGGATTTCTGAATGGAGACTATAACTACCAGAACCTAACCTTTAATGTGTTTAAAAGAGCTTACTTTTCACAGTTTGGTTATTCAGATATTATCCTGGAGGCCGGTAAGGTATTTGGAAAAGTTCCATTTCCATTATTGACTATACATCGTGCTAATCAAAGTTATGCTTACGAACTGCCATCTTATAACCTGATGAATTTCATGGAATTTATGAGTGACAGGTATGCAAGTATTAATCTGGAACATAATTTCAATGGCTTTATCCTGAACAAAATACCATTGGTGAAGCGTCTTCAATTAAGAGAGATCCTGACTTTAAAAGTTTTAAGTGGTTCTCTTTCCAGTAAGAATGAGCCGATTGAAGGTTCGGGATTATATCAGTTTCCAAGGGATCGGCATGGTAATGTAGTGTCTCCGGCATTAGGTGCTACTCCTTATGTGGAGGGAAGTGTCGGAATATCCAATATATTCAAAATACTGAGGATGGATCTGGTTAGGAGGTTTACTTATCTGGACCATCCAAGAATATCCAAATGGGGGATAAGGGCTAAGATTAAAGTCGATTTTTAG
- a CDS encoding Crp/Fnr family transcriptional regulator, giving the protein MEAKEILKQHITKTASLTEEQFEYLFSHFKPKSFKKGQVIIGAGEKVDHEYFVVSGCLKAFFINDEIKMYILQFAMPTWWTSDYGALYNQTSATISVDCITDAEVLCLSNHDREKICSELHQAEHFFRWRTNRGYLASQKRLLSFMNNDTRIRYEELLALYPQLYNLVPKHLIAAYLGVSRETLSRLYQAHK; this is encoded by the coding sequence ATGGAAGCGAAAGAAATATTAAAACAACATATCACTAAAACTGCCTCATTGACCGAAGAACAATTTGAATACCTTTTCTCGCATTTTAAACCGAAGTCTTTTAAAAAAGGTCAGGTAATAATCGGTGCTGGTGAAAAAGTAGACCATGAGTACTTTGTTGTTTCCGGTTGCTTAAAAGCATTTTTCATTAATGATGAAATCAAAATGTATATCCTCCAGTTTGCCATGCCTACCTGGTGGACTTCTGACTATGGAGCTTTATACAATCAAACCAGTGCTACAATCAGTGTAGATTGTATAACTGATGCAGAAGTGCTTTGCCTGTCTAATCATGACCGTGAAAAAATATGCAGTGAATTGCATCAGGCCGAGCATTTTTTCCGTTGGAGAACTAACAGAGGTTATCTGGCTTCACAAAAAAGGCTCTTATCATTTATGAATAATGATACCAGGATCCGTTATGAAGAGCTGCTGGCATTATACCCCCAACTCTATAACCTGGTTCCCAAACATCTGATAGCTGCTTATCTTGGTGTTTCAAGAGAAACGCTCAGCAGACTTTACCAGGCACACAAATAA